From a region of the Gossypium raimondii isolate GPD5lz chromosome 10, ASM2569854v1, whole genome shotgun sequence genome:
- the LOC105776658 gene encoding uncharacterized protein LOC105776658 — protein sequence MKITEIEHFSHRHKLELSYSETPFQCDGCKELGFGSCYQCNNKKCDFHLHENCGVAKPIATHSFFKNSSFKFKKKGKRGKTCKACGKDVQGFMYKSKEAYLHPCCLTLPSTLNGNFNGGSLRLNLEVKASTKCLICQNKEIYKGKLKGWAYISSCGKHCYHVGCVNNMNIENWKMGYFNQSQSGGVAKELVFIKEENGESSNGRKENEGSLVKYALDLVVQAVLGGAVASLLGI from the coding sequence atgaaaatcaCGGAGATAGAGCATTTCAGCCATCGCCACAAGCTCGAGCTAAGCTATTCCGAAACGCCATTTCAGTGTGACGGATGCAAAGAACTAGGCTTCGGTTCATGTTATCAATGCAATAACAAGAAATGTGACTTTCATCTTCATGAAAATTGCGGGGTGGCCAAGCCTATCGCCACCCATTCGTTCTTCAAAAACAGCAGCTTCAAGTTCAAAAAGAAAGGGAAACGAGGCAAAACTTGTAAAGCATGTGGCAAAGATGTTCAAGGTTTCATGTATAAATCCAAGGAAGCATATTTGCATCCTTGTTGTTTGACGCTCCCAAGCACCTTGAATGGCAATTTCAACGGAGGGTCATTGAGACTTAACCTTGAGGTGAAGGCCTCAACCAAGTGTTTGATATGTCAAAACAAGGAAATTTATAAAGGGAAATTGAAAGGATGGGCCTATATTTCGAGTTGTGGGAAACATTGTTACCATGTTGGGTGTGTGAATAATATGAACATTGAGAATTGGAAAATGGgttatttcaatcaatcacaAAGTGGTGGTGTGGCAAAGGAGTTAGTGTTTATCAAAGAAGAAAATGGGGAAAGTTCAAATGggagaaaggaaaatgaagGATCACTGGTGAAGTATGCTTTGGATCTCGTAGTCCAAGCTGTTTTAGGGGGTGCTGTTGCTTCTTTGCTTGGCATTTAG
- the LOC105776656 gene encoding uncharacterized protein LOC105776656 isoform X1, producing the protein MFQFFRNSESKSCKRANAKDMKITEINHFNHHHKLKLSYSGTPYQCDGCKELGFGSCYQCNNEKCDFHLHENCGVAKPIATHSFFKNINFKYEKKGKQGKTCKACGKDVQGFMYKSKETYLHPSCLELPSTLNGDFNGRSLRLNLKVKASTKCLICQNKEISKGKLKGWAYISSCGKHCYHVGCVNNLNFENWKMGYFNQSQSGGVTNGLVFINEENRGSSSGRKENERPLMRYALNLIVQAVLGAVVSSWIS; encoded by the coding sequence atgtttcaattttttagaaACAGTGAAAGCAAGAGCTGCAAAAGGGCAAACGCAAAAGATATGAAAATCACGgagataaaccatttcaatcatCACCACAAGCTTAAGCTAAGCTATTCCGGAACGCCATATCAGTGCGACGGATGCAAAGAACTAGGCTTCGGTTCATGTTATCAATGCAATAACGAGAAGTGTGACTTTCATCTTCACGAAAATTGTGGGGTGGCCAAGCCTATCGCCACCCATTCATTCTTCAAAAACATCAACTTCAAGTATGAAAAGAAAGGGAAACAAGGCAAAACTTGTAAAGCATGTGGCAAAGATGTTCAAGGTTTCATGTATAAATCCAAGGAAACATATTTGCATCCTTCTTGTTTGGAGCTCCCAAGCACCTTGAATGGCGATTTCAACGGAAGGTCGTTGAGACTTAACCTTAAGGTGAAGGCCTCAACCAAGTGTTTGATATGTCAAAACAAGGAAATTTCTAAAGGGAAATTGAAAGGGTGGGCTTATATTTCGAGTTGTGGGAAGCACTGTTACCATGTTGGGTGTGTGAATAATTTGAACTTTGAGAATTGGAAAATGGgttatttcaatcaatcacaAAGCGGTGGTGTGACAAATGGGTTAGTGTTTATCAATGAAGAAAATAGGGGAAGTTCAAGTGGGAGAAAGGAAAATGAACGGCCATTGATGAGATATGCTTTGAATCTCATAGTCCAAGCTGTTTTAGGGGCTGTTGTTTCTTCCTGGATTAGTTAG
- the LOC105776656 gene encoding uncharacterized protein LOC105776656 isoform X2 — MKITEINHFNHHHKLKLSYSGTPYQCDGCKELGFGSCYQCNNEKCDFHLHENCGVAKPIATHSFFKNINFKYEKKGKQGKTCKACGKDVQGFMYKSKETYLHPSCLELPSTLNGDFNGRSLRLNLKVKASTKCLICQNKEISKGKLKGWAYISSCGKHCYHVGCVNNLNFENWKMGYFNQSQSGGVTNGLVFINEENRGSSSGRKENERPLMRYALNLIVQAVLGAVVSSWIS, encoded by the coding sequence ATGAAAATCACGgagataaaccatttcaatcatCACCACAAGCTTAAGCTAAGCTATTCCGGAACGCCATATCAGTGCGACGGATGCAAAGAACTAGGCTTCGGTTCATGTTATCAATGCAATAACGAGAAGTGTGACTTTCATCTTCACGAAAATTGTGGGGTGGCCAAGCCTATCGCCACCCATTCATTCTTCAAAAACATCAACTTCAAGTATGAAAAGAAAGGGAAACAAGGCAAAACTTGTAAAGCATGTGGCAAAGATGTTCAAGGTTTCATGTATAAATCCAAGGAAACATATTTGCATCCTTCTTGTTTGGAGCTCCCAAGCACCTTGAATGGCGATTTCAACGGAAGGTCGTTGAGACTTAACCTTAAGGTGAAGGCCTCAACCAAGTGTTTGATATGTCAAAACAAGGAAATTTCTAAAGGGAAATTGAAAGGGTGGGCTTATATTTCGAGTTGTGGGAAGCACTGTTACCATGTTGGGTGTGTGAATAATTTGAACTTTGAGAATTGGAAAATGGgttatttcaatcaatcacaAAGCGGTGGTGTGACAAATGGGTTAGTGTTTATCAATGAAGAAAATAGGGGAAGTTCAAGTGGGAGAAAGGAAAATGAACGGCCATTGATGAGATATGCTTTGAATCTCATAGTCCAAGCTGTTTTAGGGGCTGTTGTTTCTTCCTGGATTAGTTAG